In one Culex quinquefasciatus strain JHB chromosome 2, VPISU_Cqui_1.0_pri_paternal, whole genome shotgun sequence genomic region, the following are encoded:
- the LOC6042922 gene encoding dynein regulatory complex subunit 2 gives MGKKKGGNKNKLAKMSEEERARYLQHRADMEEEARRRKQQLIATFMKNKLKREDAFSRLNLAKINQEWRSILRNIKCKEMRNEIEQVEKMCTECIENKNGIIRRLLCDLDESEEIYSTMLHAHMEKIEKIMSVHADRLRFLTKLYEVEKREIIENYDLEIANYKAKKFGLQKELECVFYGLAEKSRIDRRQAEEEHMAKKDELKNSMILKLEMITKERERHMEKLWKEFQKVLNTYLRNTEEYRNEYSKLRDQDSNDTRHIQNHYVEVARLSDLIANLRLKLTTIRDEHEFNVKQLQKSKMELQERVRNVKQEMEIGLKMDEEKLKQLAVCSNGALKYLQNLLKRGNAILQIATFCKKFETENESLLPFVHSAVKRQMFEVDEDELKEPSTEFDVFKKETFGIAKKFENFWMRFNKARIDCACLQEEKQQLLEENERLKSQLKEYLITVNISNGGSLESNETLLAQRPSSMKVEKVMHIDLKLKAVRFSKNGQRRPVTCIEGNLSNAIRNDKLLEIKNKPTELYSVVQQS, from the exons AACAAACTGAAGCGCGAGGATGCCTTTTCGAGGCTCAACCtggccaaaatcaaccaggagtgGCGATCGATTTTGCGCAACATAAAGTGCAAGGAAATGCGCAACGAGATCGAACAGGTGGAAAAGATGTGCACCGAGTGCATCGAAAACAAGAACGGCATCATTCGCCGGCTCCTCTGCGATCTGGACGAATCAGAGGAGATTTACTCGACCATGCTGCACGCCCACATGGAGAAGATCGAAAAGATCATGAGCGTCCACGCGGATCGGTTGCGCTTTCTCACGAAGCTGTACGAGGTCGAGAAGCGGGAGATCATCGAGAACTACGACTTGGAGATCGCGAACTATAAGGCGAAGAAGTTTGGGCTGCAAAAAGAGCTGGAGTGCGTGTTTTACGGATTGGCGGAAAAGTCGAGGATCGATCGGCGGCAGGCCGAGGAGGAGCACATGGCCAAGAAGGATGAGCTGAAGAACTCG ATGATCTTGAAGCTGGAAATGATCACAAAGGAGCGCGAACGTCACATGGAAAAGCTGTGGAAGGAGTTTCAGAAGGTGCTCAACACGTATCTACGCAACACGGAAGAGTATCGCAACGAGTACAGCAAACTGCGTGATCAGGACTCGAATGACACGCGCCACATCCAGAACCACTACGTGGAGGTCGCACGGCTGAGCGATTTGATAGCGAACCTCCGACTGAAGCTGACGACAATCCGAGATGAGCACGAGTTCAACGTGAAGCAGCTGCAAAAGTCCAAGATGGAACTGCAGGAACGCGTTCGGAACGTCAAGCAGGAAATGGAAATCGGACTCAAGATGGACGAGGAGAAGCTGAAACAGCTGGCCGTGTGTAGTAACGGAGCGCTCAAGTATTTGCAAAATTTGCTCAAGCGAGGCAACGCCATCCTCCAGATTGCGACGTTCTGCAAGAAGTTTGAGACGGAAAACGAAAGTCTGCTTCCGTTTGTTCACAGTGCAGTGAAGAGGCAGATGTTTGAAGTGGACGAGGATGAGCTAAAGGAACCGTCGACGGAGTTTGACGTGTTCAAGAAGGAGACGTTCGGTATAGcgaaaaagtttgaaaacttCTGGATGAGATTCAACAAGGCGCGTATCGATTGCGCATGTCTTCAGGAGGAGAAGCAGCAACTGCTGGAGGAGAACGAACGGCTTAAGAGTCAGCTGAAGGAATACCTCATCACGGTCAACATAAGCAACGGGGGATCGCTGGAGTCAAACGAAACGCTGCTGGCTCAGCGGCCAAGTTCCATGAAGGTCGAGAAGGTGATGCATATAGATTTGAAGCTAAAGGCCGTTAGATTCAGCAAAAATGGGCAACGCAGACCTGTTACGTGCATTGAGGGTAATTTGAGCAATGCGATTAGAAACGATAAGTTGCTTGAGATTAAGAATAAACCAACTGAGCTGTATTCAGTTGTTCAGCAGTCCTAA
- the LOC6042923 gene encoding general odorant-binding protein 71 — protein sequence MSAMGDRRRVVLLFVLVALLALLQDTAALKCRTEDGPSSDEVRKVIRVCMKQITTEAENKSSDEYEDYDSSYSDTESDEQDGKNGAKQSEGSHRNDARGKNSDGDRNGGSRSSGKNDDRRMSEGRNRKKSNDRDQDWDYNGHGPGRRGGDGRNQQSGRYKRQYYNDGSQGGYGYSYQQNDRYNRDRETFMNPGANNSSTNSSENPERDRACLMQCFFQEMKMTNSEGFPDKHKVLHVVTKDLRDHELKDFYIDSIQECFHMIGMDNKLKDKCDYSMKFVTCLAERGQANCNDWENEAIMF from the coding sequence ATGAGTGCCATGGGAGATCGCCGCCGGGTGGTCCTGCTGTTCGTGCTGGTGGCATTGCTAGCCTTACTGCAGGACACCGCGGCACTCAAATGCCGCACCGAAGATGGACCGTCCAGCGACGAGGTGCGGAAGGTGATCCGGGTGTGCATGAAACAGATTACGACCGAAGCGGAGAACAAGAGCAGCGACGAGTACGAGGATTACGACTCATCGTACTCGGATACGGAGAGTGATGAGCAGGATGGTAAAAACGGTGCCAAGCAGAGTGAGGGATCGCATCGGAATGACGCGAGGGGTAAGAACAGTGATGGCGATAGGAACGGAGGATCGCGATCTTCCGGAAAGAACGATGATCGTCGTATGAGTGAGGGACGCAACCGGAAGAAGAGCAATGATCGAGACCAGGATTGGGACTACAATGGGCATGGGCCGGGTAGAAGAGGTGGTGATGGACGGAACCAGCAGAGCGGACGATACAAACGGCAGTACTACAACGATGGATCTCAAGGTGGTTACGGTTACAGCTATCAGCAAAACGATCGCTACAACCGCGATCGGGAGACCTTCATGAACCCTGGCGCTAACAACAGCTCAACCAACTCCTCCGAAAACCCGGAACGTGATCGAGCCTGCCTGATGCAGTGTTTCTTCCAGGAGATGAAAATGACCAACAGCGAAGGATTCCCGGACAAGCACAAGGTTCTCCACGTAGTCACCAAAGATCTGCGAGACCACGAGCTGAAGGACTTTTACATAGACTCTATCCAGGAGTGCTTCCACATGATCGGCATGGACAACAAACTCAAGGACAAGTGTGACTACTCGATGAAGTTCGTCACGTGTCTCGCTGAAAGGGGTCAAGCCAACTGCAACGATTGGGAAAACGAAGCGATTATGTTCTAG